The sequence below is a genomic window from Candidatus Binatia bacterium.
GCAGCACCGCCAGGGCGTCGGCCGCAGTGACGCTGCCACTATCGTTGACGTCGCACTCGCACGCAGCGCACGAAGAAGTCCCGACCGCTGCGCTGAGCACGAAGAGCGCGTCGGCCGCAGTGATCGAAGAAGGTGCGTCGGCGTCCGTGACCGGATTTCCACAGCGCGCCGGTACGGCGGTCGTCGTCGTCGTGGTGCTGGTGGTCGTCGTCGCCGGCCCGATTTCCACGATGCGGAATACCTCCCCGCCAAGGTCGACGATGTAGAGATTGGCGGCGGCGTCCTCGCCGAACGAAGAGATCTCATCGATGCTCAGCCCTGCGCCCGGCGCGAGCTCGGCAGTGCGGTCGGTGAGGTTCGTGTAATTGGTGCCGTCGAACGTCGAGGGATCGGATCCATCGTAGAGGAGGGTCCAGATGTGCGCCGACTCGAAATCCGCGAAGAAATACTGGCCCCGCAGCTCGGCTACGGGTCCTCGATAGACGTAGCCGCCGGTTACGACATCGCCCTCGAACTGGCCGTTGCCGTGCGGGTAGTCGTAGATGGGATCGATTTCCCCCGGGGGCCTGGCGCCGCCGACGCCCGGCGTTGCGATCGTACCTTCGCGCAGGCGCCAGCCGTAGTTCTGGCCGCCGGCCGATCCCGCCGGCTGCACGTCGATCTCTTCGCGCGTGTCCTGGCCGACGTCGCCGATGTAGAGGTTGCCGGTAGCGCGATCGAAACTGGCGCGCCAGGGGTTGCGCAGGCCGAAGCTCCAGATCTCGTCGTCGCCGGTCTTGCCGACGAAAGGGTTGTCGGCGGGGATTGCATAATTGCGCGTGCTGTCGGCGGGAAAGTCGTCCCCATTGACGTCGATCCTCAGCATCTTGCCGAGCAGGTCGGATGTGATGTCCTGGCCGTTGCCCGTCCCGGGGGTATGGCCGGCATCTTCGTCGTAGCTCCCTCCGCCGTCCCCGACCGAGATGTACAGGTACCCGTCGGGACCGAAGCCCAGCCATCCCCCGTTGTGGTTGGCCTGGGGCTGAGCGTAGCCGAGCACGAGCTGCTTGCTGTCGGGGATGGCGACGACCGGATCGCTCGAGACCTTGTAGCGGCGGATCTCGGTGTCGCCGCTGGTCACGGTGACGTTCACGTAAAAGAAGCCGTTGGTTGCGTAGTCGGGATGGAAGGCCAGGCCGAGCAGCCCCTGCTCGGAGCCCTGCGCCAGCCCCGTGATCGTCAGGAAGGGGATCGCGTTGATCGAGTTGTCGGCCAGGTTGAGGACGCGGATCCGTCCGCTGTGCTGCTCGACGATGAACAGGTGGTCCGGGTCCCCCGGCGGTGCCGTGACGTAGAGGGGCAGGTCGAGCCCGCTGGCGACGCGCTCGGTAGTGACGGCTGCGCAGGCGGAGCCCTCGGCAAAGGCCACTGCCGCAACGATCAGGGACTGGAAGAGGAGCCGGACAGCCCACGCGCCAAGCACACGTCGATTAGGGAACGAGCCGCGGCTCGCAGCAATGGGGGCCGCCATTGCGACACGAAGCAGTTACGCACCGACCGAAAATTGAAGTGCCTGCCACCTGATCGGTAAAAAGTCAGCATGGCAGGATTCTCTTATCCCAAACCTTCTCTTCTCTATGGTGTGCTCGCTGCCTCGGTGGCGGTGAATCTCTTCGTGGTGCTGCGCCACCCGGCGACCGCTCCGGTCGCCCCCGCGGCAGTCGATACGGCTGCGGCGCCAGCCGCACCCGCAGCAGCGACCCAGGCCCCCGCGCAGGCAGGGGCGGTTTTCGCCACTGCGGGCCAGGTCCCCGCGGCCGACAAGGCGGCGCCCGCGGCGAACTCCTCCAGCGGTCAGTGGACGACGGTCTCGGCCAAGGTCGAGCAGTCGCTCGCGCGCACGTTCCAGGTGGCAGCAGGCGAGGACGGCGACGCGCTCGTCAGCGTATTCACGCGCATTTTCGTCTGGGACCTCGACGTCCGGCGCGACATCCTGGCCGGGGACTCGGTGTCGGTGGTCTGGCGCAAGGGAGGCGACGGGCTTCCGGAAATCGCGGCGGCCAGCCTCCAGTCGCGGCATCTCGGCCGCACGCTCACCGCGTATCGCTGGCAGGCGCCAGGAGATCCGTTCCCCAGCTATTGGCATCCCGACGGCAGCGAAGCGCCGCTTCGCCTGAAGGACGGTCCTCTCCTGCAGTACGAGCAGATCACGAGCCTGCTGAAGGACCGGCCGACGCACAAGGGAATGGACTTCAAGACCCCGCTCGGCAGCGAAGTGCACGCGCCCAAGGCCGGCACCGTCACGCGAATCAACTGGAACTGGACGATGAACGGCAACTGCATCGAGATCCGCTACGAAGACGGGATGCTGGCCAAGTTCCTGCACCTTTCAGCGAACAAGGTCTCCGAAGGGCAGAAGGTGAGCGCGGGCCAGATCATCGCGCTGACCGGCAACACCGGGCACACGACGGCGCCCCACCTGCACTACCAGCTCAACCGGGACGAAAACCACGTCATCGATCCGCTCGACTACCACGGCACGGTACGCCGGGTACTGGCGGCCGACCAGGTCGCGACGATGAAACGCGACGTCGCCGAATACGACAAGATGCTGGCAGGCGGCTCGAACGGCTGAGGGGGCGCCAGGCGTCAGCGCCCGTCAGCGCCCGTCAGCGCCTATCAGCGCCTATCAGCGATAGAGAAACTCTCTTCCCTCGAGATCGATCGCCGGAATCGCGATCTTCTCGGCCCAGTAGTCCTGGGTATGCTGCCATTCGGGCTTTTCGCCGCGCCTGGGAAGCAGGTCCAGGGCCCGCATCAGGTAGTTGGGGTTGAAGTTGTCGGGGTCGATCCACGGCAGCAGCGGCATACCCTCGTCCTCGGGCCGCAGCACGACTTCCACGCGCTTCTTGCCGCGGGCCTTCATGGAATTGAGGAGCCGGCATACGAAGTCGCCGAGCAGGTCCACGCGCAGCGTCCAGCTCGCGCGGAAGTAGCCGAAGATCCACAGCAGGTTCGGCACCGTCGTGAACATCATGCCGCGGTAGGTGACCGTCTGGTGGAGGTCGAGCGGCTTGCCGTCGATCGTGAACGCGATGTCGCCCAGCACGCTCATGTTGAAGCCGGTCGCCGTGACGATGATGTCCGCTTCCAGTTCCCGCCCGGACTCGAGCAGCACGCCCTTCTCGGTGAAGCGGTCGATCTCGTCTGTCACCATCGAGGCCTTGCCGGACTGGATTCCCTGGAAGAGATCGCCGTCGGGGACGTAAGCCAGGCGCTGCTGCCACGGCCGGTATTTCGGCGTGAAATGCTCCCGCACGTAGTCCTCGGGAAGAAACGCGCGGACCCCGGCGAGCAGTTCCTCACGCACGGCCTCGGGCTCCTCGCGCGAGCGCTGCGTCAGGAGGAGCTGGTCGTGCAGCTTCTTCCTGCGCACGATCTCGTGGATCCACGTCTCGTCGACTTCGAGGACACGAAGAAGGTCGGCAACTTCGTCGGCGTTGGGAGCGGGCAGGAAGTAGGTTGGAGAGCGCTGCAGCACGGTCGTGTGCTCGGTATCGGCAGCGATGGCCGGCACCACGGTGGCGGTCGTGGCGCCTGACCCGATGACGAGAACCCGCTTGCCCTTGTAGTCGAGGTCCTGCGGCCACGTCTGCGGATGCACGAGAATGCCGCGGTAGCGGTCCATGTCCTTCCATTCGGGCGTGTAGCCGCAGGAATGGCGGTAGTAACCCTGGCACATCCACAGGAAGCCGGTCGTAAAGCGCCGCGCCTCGCCCGTGTCGGTCCTCACCGCGTCGACGGTCCAGAGGTTGTCGCGGCTCGACCAGCTCGCCGCTTCGATCCGGTGCCGGTAGCGGATGTGGCTCGCGAGGTCGTTCTCGTCGATCACCTCGCCGAGGTATTTGAGAATCTCCGGGGCGCTCGCGATCGGCGCGCTGGTCCACGGCTTGAAACGATAGCCGAACGTATAGAGGTCGCTGTCGGAGCGGATGCCGGGGTACTTGTGCGTCAGCCAGGTGCCGCCGAAGTTTTCGAGCGAATCCAGCACGACGAAGCTCCTGCCGGGACACTGGTGCTGGAGGTGCCAGGCGCCGCCGATTCCCGAGATCCCGGCGCCGACGATCAGGACGTCGAAGTGTTCGCCGCTCTGCCCGCCGCTTGCCGCGCCGCTCCCATTGCCGCTCGTCATGGTTTCCCTCCACTCCCGTCGTCGGGGCGTCCCGGTGTCGGACCGTTCCATCCCATCCTCGAAATCCGAGCAAGCCCTGTGCCATCCGTACCGATCCTGTCATCGCATTCCGCAGCGCCGCCGAGTGCTTTCTCTTGCCTTCGCCGCCGCCTATCTTTGCGCCGATGAGCACTGTGGTCCCGGCGAGAGCGCCGGTTGCGGAATACCGTCATTTCATCTGGGACACTCGGCGCTGGACCGGTTTCGAGCACCGTGCCGGCGATATCTTCGTCTGCACGCCTCCCAAATGCGGGACGACGTGGACACAGACGATTATCGCGATGCTGCTGTTCCCCGACGGCGACCTGCCGGCGCCGGTCATCGACCTGGCGCCGTGGCTCGAGGCGCGCTTCTCCCCGGCCAGCGAGGTCCTCGACACGCTGGCTGCCCAGAAGCACCGCCGTTCGGTCAAGACCCACACGCCGGTGGACGGCATCCCGTGGTGGCCGGACGCGAAGTACATCGTCGTCGGCCGCGACGGCCGCGACGCGTTCATGTCGTTCGTGAACCATATGGCGAGCATGCGACCCGACAAGGTCGGCGAGCTGATCGAAAGCGCGGTCGCCGAAGGAATCCAGTTCGAAGCGATGCCGCCGCAGGAGGACATCCACGAGTTCTTCAACGGCTGGATGCAGGATGGCGGCTTCTTCCACTTCCTCAACGGCTACTGGGAGCTGCGCGACCAGCCGAACGTACTGTTCGTGCACTTCGACGACCTCAAGGCCAACCTCGAAGGCGAGGTGCGCCGCATCGCCGCCTTCCTCGGCATCCCGATCGACGAGAAGCGGCTGCCCGGCATCCTCGAGCGCTGCTCGTTCGCGTGGATGAAGTCGCACGCCGACCGCATCGGCGACTTCGGGCAGATGTTCGTCGGCGGAGCCGAATCGTTCCTGTTCAAGGGTACCAACGGCCGCTGGCAGGGTGTGCTGACGCCCGAAGAGCTGGCGCGTTACGAGCAGAAATCGCGCGAGTTGCTGCCGCCCGATCTCAAGAAATGGCTCGATCGCGGCGGGACGGCGCCTGCGGCGACATCCACCTGATTCGCGCCACAGCAAGCCTCGCGCTCCCGAATTCCCGCTGCCGATGCTGAAAACGATGCACGAACGTTACGCGAGGCCCGCCCTGGTGCGACGCCTCAATGTCATGGCCGCGGCTTGCGGCGATGCGAGCGCCGTCGTGCCGATCGATGGCGACGAGCTCGTCGCGCTGGCCGTTTCCGGAACCGGCATTTCGGATTTCGGCGATTTCGGCGACGGCAACTGGCGAGACCGCCTGCGCTGCCTCGTCGCCGCGATCAACGAGAGCGATCTCACAGTGGTAGGCCGCCTGATGACGCGACAGGAGCTGCTGCGTTGCCTGCGCACGCGTCTTTTCATGGCCGAGAGCTGGCGCCGGGATCCGGGAATCGCCGGCGAGGTCGTCCGTGCGCCGCTCGTCGTCACCGGTCCTGCGCGCTCCGGCACGACGATCACGTTCGAGCTGCTTTCGCTCGATCCGCAACTTCGCAGCCCGCGGGCAGCCGACGTGCTGCACCCGGCACCGCCGCCGGGAATCACCGACGCCGAGCGCCTGGCGATGACCGAGTGCGAGCAGGAGCTGTGGTCCGACGTGCAGCCGGAGTTCGCGGCCATCCACGAGCTTCGCTCCGACCTTCCGGTCGAGTGCGTGACGATCAATGCCCCGTCCTTCGCCGGCTCGCATTGGCCGATGATCCTTCGACAGCTCGGCGACTGGTCGCCCGACGTCGTCGCCGATTTTGCGTGGCATCGTGCGCTGCTGAAGACCCTGCAGCGAGGCGATGCGCGGCGCCGCTGGCTGCTGAAGACGCCCGGCTACCTGCTGATGCTGGACAGCCTCGCCGAGGCATATCCGGACGCCGAGCTGATTCTCACGCATCGCGATCCGGTACGTACGATGCCGTCGACGGTGAGCACGACGGCAATGGTGCAGTGGCTGCGCAGCGACCACGTGGATCTGGCGCTGCTGTCGCCGATGATCGGCATGGTGTTTTCGGCTGCGCTGCTGGACGTCGCGAGGCGGCGACGCGACGGGAGCCTTCCGCTGTCGAGCGGGGACGTACGTTTTACCGAGCTGCTGGCCGACCCGGTGGCTGCGATACGCGCGGCTTACTCCCAGCTCGGACGCGAGGTGAGCGATGAGCACGCCCGCGCGATGCGCGGCTACGTTGCCGCAAAGCCCCAGGGCAAATTCGGACGCCACGACTACACGGCGGCAGACTGGGGCTTCGATGCGACGTTGCTGCGGCGCGAGCTCGAGGCTTACACGACGACGTTCGCCGTAGCGGTCGAAGAGGAAAGGCATGGCTGACGAAGACCGGCAGAGCCGCGAGGCTTTTTCCGAGCTGCTGGCAACGCTTCGCGAGGTCGGCGAGCGCTTTGCCGGAACCGAATGGATGATGTTTTCGACCGACGACGAAGCGGAAACGCTGCGGGCGATCCTGCACCATCTCGCGACCGGCCTGGAAACCCAGCTCGACGAGGATCCGGCACGGCCGCTGTTTCGACCGATCGTGACGCCGTGGCGAAAAGCCCTCGGCGACAACGCCGATGCGATGTACCACGACGCGCGCATCGACTCGGCGGGCATCTATCGAGTGCGCGGCCGCACCGGAGGCGCGATCTACGTGTCGTTCACGGTCGAGGCGGCTGCCGATGACGGCGGGTTCCCGTCCGGCACCGTCGGCGTTCTCAACGACACCGGTTTCGATGTGGATTCCGAAGGGCGCTTCGACCTGACGATCGGCGGCCCGCCGAAGGTGCGCAACTGGCTCGGCCTGGCAAAAAACGCCTCGCGCCTGACGGTGCGCCATTACTGGGAACAGCAGGCGTCGCCGCATGCTGCGCCGTCACCCCACCTTGCGCTGACGATCGACTGCGTGTCCGGCGTCGCCCCCGCTGCTCGCGCGCCCGATGACACGAGCATCGCCCGCTCGATCCTTCGCATGGCCACGTACGTGCGCAGCCGCACCGTCGATCTGATCCCGCGACCGGGCGAAGCCGATCCTCCCGCGTTCGTCTCGCGGGTCCCGAATGTCTTTCCTGCGCCGGCAAAACCGGGAGCGCATGCGCTGGCGGCGGCAGATGCGGCGTACAGCATGGCTCCGTACGTGCTCGGTCCCGACGAGGCGCTGGTGCTGACGGGGCACTGGCCGTCGTGTCGTTGCGCGAACGTCAGCCTGTGGAACCGCCAGCTCCAGACGTACGATTACCTTCGCCATCGCGTCAGCCTGAACCGCGCCCAGGCAACTGCCGACGCCGACGGCCGCTTTCGCATCGTGCTCGCGCACCGGGACCCCGGCTGCGCGAACTGGCTCGATACCGAGGGGCGAAGCTTCGGGCTGGTGTTCTGGCGATTCCTTCTGCCGCAGGGGCCGATCGAGACGCCGCAGGCCGAAGTGGTCGCGATCGACTCGCTCTGACCGCTCTGCACAGCGTAGTTCCCCTGACGGAGTCGGAAACGGCGCGGGCCGGGCTGCGAATTTCGCGGATCGCTGTGGACTCCGCTTGCGTTTTCGTCGTATGTTCGCCGCCAATGACTGGCCCGGGACATCACGACGGGAAGCGCAAGGGCCGCGGGGCCTTGTCCAACCGCAGCGGCCGCTTCGAGGCCCTGACGGATGAGGGATTCGACGACGGTTGGCCGCGCGAAATCGAGGAGCGGAGCTCTCCGGCCACGCGCCTGCTTCCGGACCACACCCGCTCGATCGTCGCCAGCAACGAGTCGCCGGACGTTCCTTTCGACATCTCGATCAACCCGTACCGCGGCTGCGAGCACGGCTGCATCTACTGTTTCGCCCGCCCTTCGCACGCCTACCTCGGCATGTCGCCGGGCCTCGATTTCGAGACCAGGATCTTTTCGAAGACCGACGCTCCGCAGCTTCTGCGTCGTTACCTGTCGCGGCCCTCGTACCGCTGCCGCATCCTCGCGCTCGGCGCCAACACGGACGCTTACCAGCCGGTCGAGGCGCGGGCGCGGGTCACGAGGTCCATCCTGGAGGTGTTGGGCGAGTTCTCGCATCCGGTCGCGCTGCTGACCAAATCGGCCCTTGTCACGCGGGATGTGGACATCCTCTCGTCGATGGCGTCGCGCCGCCTGGCCCAGGTCAGCGTCTCGCTGACGACGCTGGATCCGGAGCTGGCGCGGGTGATGGAGCCGCGCGCGAGCACGCCGGCTCGCCGCCTCCAGACCATCCGCGAGCTTTCCAGCCGGGGCATACCCGTTGCGGTTCTGACCGCGCCGATGATTCCCGGTCTCAACGACTGGGAGCTGGAGCGGCTGCTCGAGGCAGCAGCCGGCGCCGGCGCGACGACGGCTTCGTGGGTACTGCTGCGGCTGCCCCTCGAGATCGGGGAGCTGTTCACCGAGTGGCTTCGCGAGCATTTCCCCGATCGGGCAGAGCGAGTGCTGGGGCTGATCCGCCAGACGCGGGGCGGGGACCTCTACCGCAGCGAGTTCGGATCGCGCATGCGCGGCAGCGGCCCGTATGCCGAGATCCTGCAGCAGCGTTTCGATGTCGCCACGCGCCGCCTCGGTCTGGACGAGCGCGCCTACCGCCTGGACACGAGCGCGTTCCGGGTACCGCCGGCCGCACCCGGCGAAGCTTCGCCGCAGCTCGGACTGTTCGGAGGGTGATCGCAAGCGGGAGAATTCCTGCTTCTGCACCGGACTTTCTCGCACTCTGGACGGTTCCCGG
It includes:
- a CDS encoding PQQ-dependent sugar dehydrogenase; amino-acid sequence: MAFAEGSACAAVTTERVASGLDLPLYVTAPPGDPDHLFIVEQHSGRIRVLNLADNSINAIPFLTITGLAQGSEQGLLGLAFHPDYATNGFFYVNVTVTSGDTEIRRYKVSSDPVVAIPDSKQLVLGYAQPQANHNGGWLGFGPDGYLYISVGDGGGSYDEDAGHTPGTGNGQDITSDLLGKMLRIDVNGDDFPADSTRNYAIPADNPFVGKTGDDEIWSFGLRNPWRASFDRATGNLYIGDVGQDTREEIDVQPAGSAGGQNYGWRLREGTIATPGVGGARPPGEIDPIYDYPHGNGQFEGDVVTGGYVYRGPVAELRGQYFFADFESAHIWTLLYDGSDPSTFDGTNYTNLTDRTAELAPGAGLSIDEISSFGEDAAANLYIVDLGGEVFRIVEIGPATTTTSTTTTTTAVPARCGNPVTDADAPSSITAADALFVLSAAVGTSSCAACECDVNDSGSVTAADALAVL
- a CDS encoding M23 family metallopeptidase, whose product is MAGFSYPKPSLLYGVLAASVAVNLFVVLRHPATAPVAPAAVDTAAAPAAPAAATQAPAQAGAVFATAGQVPAADKAAPAANSSSGQWTTVSAKVEQSLARTFQVAAGEDGDALVSVFTRIFVWDLDVRRDILAGDSVSVVWRKGGDGLPEIAAASLQSRHLGRTLTAYRWQAPGDPFPSYWHPDGSEAPLRLKDGPLLQYEQITSLLKDRPTHKGMDFKTPLGSEVHAPKAGTVTRINWNWTMNGNCIEIRYEDGMLAKFLHLSANKVSEGQKVSAGQIIALTGNTGHTTAPHLHYQLNRDENHVIDPLDYHGTVRRVLAADQVATMKRDVAEYDKMLAGGSNG
- a CDS encoding NAD(P)/FAD-dependent oxidoreductase, whose translation is MTSGNGSGAASGGQSGEHFDVLIVGAGISGIGGAWHLQHQCPGRSFVVLDSLENFGGTWLTHKYPGIRSDSDLYTFGYRFKPWTSAPIASAPEILKYLGEVIDENDLASHIRYRHRIEAASWSSRDNLWTVDAVRTDTGEARRFTTGFLWMCQGYYRHSCGYTPEWKDMDRYRGILVHPQTWPQDLDYKGKRVLVIGSGATTATVVPAIAADTEHTTVLQRSPTYFLPAPNADEVADLLRVLEVDETWIHEIVRRKKLHDQLLLTQRSREEPEAVREELLAGVRAFLPEDYVREHFTPKYRPWQQRLAYVPDGDLFQGIQSGKASMVTDEIDRFTEKGVLLESGRELEADIIVTATGFNMSVLGDIAFTIDGKPLDLHQTVTYRGMMFTTVPNLLWIFGYFRASWTLRVDLLGDFVCRLLNSMKARGKKRVEVVLRPEDEGMPLLPWIDPDNFNPNYLMRALDLLPRRGEKPEWQHTQDYWAEKIAIPAIDLEGREFLYR
- a CDS encoding sulfotransferase domain-containing protein, whose protein sequence is MSTVVPARAPVAEYRHFIWDTRRWTGFEHRAGDIFVCTPPKCGTTWTQTIIAMLLFPDGDLPAPVIDLAPWLEARFSPASEVLDTLAAQKHRRSVKTHTPVDGIPWWPDAKYIVVGRDGRDAFMSFVNHMASMRPDKVGELIESAVAEGIQFEAMPPQEDIHEFFNGWMQDGGFFHFLNGYWELRDQPNVLFVHFDDLKANLEGEVRRIAAFLGIPIDEKRLPGILERCSFAWMKSHADRIGDFGQMFVGGAESFLFKGTNGRWQGVLTPEELARYEQKSRELLPPDLKKWLDRGGTAPAATST
- a CDS encoding sulfotransferase; this encodes MHERYARPALVRRLNVMAAACGDASAVVPIDGDELVALAVSGTGISDFGDFGDGNWRDRLRCLVAAINESDLTVVGRLMTRQELLRCLRTRLFMAESWRRDPGIAGEVVRAPLVVTGPARSGTTITFELLSLDPQLRSPRAADVLHPAPPPGITDAERLAMTECEQELWSDVQPEFAAIHELRSDLPVECVTINAPSFAGSHWPMILRQLGDWSPDVVADFAWHRALLKTLQRGDARRRWLLKTPGYLLMLDSLAEAYPDAELILTHRDPVRTMPSTVSTTAMVQWLRSDHVDLALLSPMIGMVFSAALLDVARRRRDGSLPLSSGDVRFTELLADPVAAIRAAYSQLGREVSDEHARAMRGYVAAKPQGKFGRHDYTAADWGFDATLLRRELEAYTTTFAVAVEEERHG
- a CDS encoding DUF1214 domain-containing protein, whose amino-acid sequence is MADEDRQSREAFSELLATLREVGERFAGTEWMMFSTDDEAETLRAILHHLATGLETQLDEDPARPLFRPIVTPWRKALGDNADAMYHDARIDSAGIYRVRGRTGGAIYVSFTVEAAADDGGFPSGTVGVLNDTGFDVDSEGRFDLTIGGPPKVRNWLGLAKNASRLTVRHYWEQQASPHAAPSPHLALTIDCVSGVAPAARAPDDTSIARSILRMATYVRSRTVDLIPRPGEADPPAFVSRVPNVFPAPAKPGAHALAAADAAYSMAPYVLGPDEALVLTGHWPSCRCANVSLWNRQLQTYDYLRHRVSLNRAQATADADGRFRIVLAHRDPGCANWLDTEGRSFGLVFWRFLLPQGPIETPQAEVVAIDSL
- a CDS encoding PA0069 family radical SAM protein — translated: MTGPGHHDGKRKGRGALSNRSGRFEALTDEGFDDGWPREIEERSSPATRLLPDHTRSIVASNESPDVPFDISINPYRGCEHGCIYCFARPSHAYLGMSPGLDFETRIFSKTDAPQLLRRYLSRPSYRCRILALGANTDAYQPVEARARVTRSILEVLGEFSHPVALLTKSALVTRDVDILSSMASRRLAQVSVSLTTLDPELARVMEPRASTPARRLQTIRELSSRGIPVAVLTAPMIPGLNDWELERLLEAAAGAGATTASWVLLRLPLEIGELFTEWLREHFPDRAERVLGLIRQTRGGDLYRSEFGSRMRGSGPYAEILQQRFDVATRRLGLDERAYRLDTSAFRVPPAAPGEASPQLGLFGG